TGCTGTGGTTCTTGCCCAGGGGGAGAAACTAGGAAATACAGAATGGGTAGTAGAGAAAGGTACACATCAGCTAAAGCCACATGACCAGTTGCAAAAAAGAGATCCTAATTGGTGTGCTTCTGTCGTATTTTGTTAAGAATGCATTTGTacagatatttgttttctttcttcaatctctttaTCAGGTGCTATAACTAcaattaagagaaaaacaatggtTATCATATTTAAGTCTGAGCTACTGAACGAGTGTTCCCCAAGGGATATTAAcaactattttaaatttataatgcaTTTGCATCTGTATGAAGGAGAGTTATATCATGTTAGGTGTATTGTGGCCTGGTCAAATGTATAATGCATTTGTGATCTGTGTGTGGGATGGTTATATATCATGTAGCAATAATTATGAACTGGTTATCATTTTTACTCAGAAATTAAGCATGATATAAGGTGATATGATTGTGTATCAAGATGGcaagatgagccgggcggtggtggcgcacgcctttaatcccagcacttgggaggcagaggcaggcggatctctgtgagttcgagaccagcctggtctacaagagctagttccaggacaggctccaaaaccacagagaaaccctgtctcggaaaaccaaaaaaaagaaaaaaaaaaaaaaagatggcaagATGAGGACTTGTGATGGGTCTCCTTGACTGTCAagttgactatatctggaattctCTATAACCCGCGCTGCTGGGTGCACCTGGATAGGACTTTTTTCTTAATtggatcatttgaagtgggaagacccacttttaatccaAATCGTTTGAGGTGGAAGATCCACGTTTAATCTgtaccacaccttctgctggcagcctatataaggGCATGGAAGACAGAGGGCTCTCTCTTCGCCTGCTTGCtgttgctggatgtaggttccATGAGGACTTGAATATgtcaacattatttatttttcatttccaagaCAATGTGTAGATCTCTTCTGCTTGTAAAAGGTTTACACATTACAGATAAAGCTGGGCTTGTCTGACCATTATCCCTGCTATCAGCTCTTCCCAGTATAGCCAATGTATTTGCCTTAgctactttcctattgctgtgaagagatgacTTGACCAAAGGGGGGAATTactttctatttttgagacagggtctttctgtgcaCCCCtcgctggtctggaactcatactatagaacaggctggtctcaaactcagagatccacctgtctccacctcctgtaGAAAGCTACACTTAATTAGGGGCTTGTCTGCAgtttcatcatggtggagagaATGAcatctggcaggcaggcatgtcGCTAGAGCAgtggctgagagctcacatcgGACCCACAAGTTAGAGACTAGGTCTGGTTTGGGCTTTAGAAACCTCCAAggccacccacagtgacacacctcctccaacaaggccacacctcctaacctttCCTAAACAGCTTACCAActaggaaatgaatgaatgaatgatttaaatgtatgccctggcaatgctgaagcaggcatgggcagcccgtatatggtggttctgttgatcttgtccatattgggtctcatggtctaagttgatgaggacaacaccagatctcattacagatggtgtgagtcaccatgtggttgctgggaattgaactcaggacctttggagagcaggcagtgctcttaactgctgagctatctctccagcctcttaccAACCAAATTCCAAATATATGAGCTTgtggaggccattttcattcaaaccagcatACTAGTCTTCCAGATTTTTaaggaatatatgtatacatgtgtatatatttctggCATATACATGGTTATATGGGAATGATTAGAGTACTTAAAATGTttgtaatgtatatttttaaactgtGTCTAACAAAATAAGTGGTTAacattagacatcaaaattttcTTCCaagcttcatttttatttatgtaaaagtttcaaaataatttttcataaaaataaagactatcggctgggcggtggtggcgcacacctttaatcccagcacttgggaggcagaggcaggcggatctctgtgagttcgagatcagcctggtctacaagagctagttccaggacaggctccaaaaccacagagaaaccctgtctcgaaaaaccaaaaaaaaaaaaaaggctatcaaattttaattttcccCGTAGTATATCTCTAATAGAAAATGTCACGTCTAAATGACTTTTCAGATAAAGTGCTTACATTTTCCTGATCATCCAATAAgtattcaaggaagaaataattcGACCATCATTTTTTCACAGTCAACACGATCGCACAGTCAAGCGCTAATGGAACCCCTGGCCTCAATATGAGATACTAACAGAAGAAAAGCatatttacataataaaaatcatCATGGCCAACTAGTGAATTATACCAGAAATACGTAGTGACCCTTCACGAGCAACTCGCTATGGCTGAAGTCTGTGTCGAGCAATCCCACAGAGGTATAAAATCACATTGCCACCAGTACAGTTCACGTCACAGAGGTATAGAATAGCTAGCCGACTTTGCCGTTACCTTTCTGACGCGGGCCTACATTTCCCAGACTCCTCGCGTCCGGAACGCCGCTTCGGTTTCGTTTCCTCGCGAGAGTTCGGGGCACTTAGGTCGCGGGAGGGCAGTGTCCATGGACAAGTTCATTAGGCATCTCGCGGAGCCCTTGGTTCCGAAGTCAGGCGCTGCAGGCTGAACCCTGAGATGCACTCCCGTGGAGGTGGGAGTGTCAGGAACGCCTGAAGGATGTGTCTGTGACCTAGGTGGCCGTGTCTCCGCTGGGTGTGCTGCAAGCCTGCCAGCTTTGGGAGCCTGTTGCGATCCTGGTTTGTGGTTGGTGTGATGTGTGACTCCGAGGGTGTGTGACTGGAGATGTTTCTTGACAGTGGTTGTGACAGCCCCACGTGTATCGCGGAGGAAGGGTGTTGTTGTAACATGgtggtaggatgtgtgtgtgtgtgtcacttggAGGTTGTTAGACGTGTCGGGTATCCTGTGCATAACTGGTTTGGCTGTGTAAACGGGTGTGATGGCAGTGGCGCAGAGATGGTCGCTGCTGGTTTCCGTGGCCTGTGACTTCCGTGGTTTTCCCATCTGGGTGAttgtctgactgtgtgtgtgtgtgtgtgtgtgtgtgagagagagagagagagagagagcgagagcgagagagagagagacagactaaGGGTTTGTATATGCTGTTTCACGAACGTCAATAAAGTAGAATTGCACTCTTGTAAAAGAGTGTCGCTGTCCCCTacagctgtttgttttttgtgcaTGCTTGGATCCTGTTTAAGTGCTCAGTGTAGCACTAAACCATGAAATTGTGGCTCTAGCTATGTGGCTATGGAAATTTTATCCCATGTGACTTCGTGTGGTCATTAGTATGTTTTGTATCTATGATCTTACCGTAGTTCGGTAGGGTACAGCGGTAAAATTTTGTTTGGAATTCATTTCGGGGCTGAATCTTTTGAAGGATCCTGAATTTCTCGTGACTTTGTGTCTCTCCCCAAATCCCTCCCAGAATTTAAAGACTTAGCCTCTGTGTGGCCACAGAGGTTACTCATCCATTCAGACATGACCAGGATCGATTCAGCTCTGCCATCCCTCCTCCTTCCGCCTGGGAAATAGAGTTGTTGCTGGTTCCCAGTGCTCCTTGATCTTATAGCCAAGGAAATTGGCAGACAGAAAGCCAGAGAATTAAGACTCCAAGTGAAGCTATAAGCCTAGTATTTAGATGATACTTCGAGATTCGATAGCACCCCAAAACAGGATGCTAGGAACGGGTTTCAGGAGTGGGAAATAATTGCTGTGGAGGCTAGAGTCCGCGACACTGCCCTCTAGTGGGCAGCTTTAAGTCTAGAAATAAATCCAAGCCTGAAACAGCTTGACCTTGTCCGTTTCCAATACTAGTCTCCGGACTTTGTATTAGATGAGGGATGGATTGTGGGGTTGGAAGGAGAGGGTGTAATTTAGACTATGACAAGAATGGCGTGGCATCTCGGTTTACTCTTTCTCTTAGGGTAcaacacagaagagaaaagatgGCCGTTGTATGTTTAGAAGAGAAATTTGAGGTAAGGAGATACTTGTTTCTTCAGCTGCCTTTATTGTGTCAAGACATAATCTTCGCTTCAttgttgtttttataaatatctcTACCTGTGTCTTCTCTTATAATGAGAATaaggcaatttatttatttatttatttatttatttattatttttgaggcagggcctcactGTCTGGTTTGAACttctttatgtagaccagactggccatgaAATCATAGAGACCCgacattaaaaaagagagagaaattgtagttctgtttttaaaaactttatatatttttattttatatgcattggtgttttgtcatgggtatcgtgtcccctggaactggaattacagacagttgtgagctaccgtgtggacgctgggaattaaactcagaacccctggaagagcagccagtgctcttaactgttgagctatctccccagccccatagagacccatctttctcttcctcccaagttctgggattaaagacatgtgctaagCCAACTGCTATTGATTTTTATAGTttgagattaataaaaatgtatagttGTAATAGATGTTTTCCAGTAGTGGTTAAATTTATAAAGAATGGATTTGATGCTCATGGAATGTAAGAGCATTCTTGTATTTATCTTTCTTAACGTTTGAGGagttttagctttttaaatttatgtttttatcaACACAATCTTGTACAGCGCAGACCAGGTCAAACTCTTGCCCCAGCCTTCATAAATGTGCTGCCCTATCTTTGTCttcagttttgtttgctttttatctgtttatctagtaaataaagttttgtgtttttgtacttGAATGAATATTTTCATGTGTACAACTAAGAAGATACTAAGGTCAGACATAAGCAAGGCCTAGTACAGCATGAAAAGGCTCCATCCTTTTACAGATGAAGGTGGGATACAAAGCATGGACAGGAGACGCTAACTTAATTAGCTCTCTGTAATCCTCAGCCCTTCTCTCTGAGCCACTGTGTTTCCATATCCGGGAGCCTCCCTATGTTTCTCCACACCTGCTAAACTCATGATTTAATGATGACCTGGTTTAATCTGCTCATTGCTACTCACGGCCAAAGGTAAACACGGCCGTGCTCTCCCCTGCTGCACCTGCTGGCTCCCTGGGTCAGAGTGATTCTGGGTGGGCATGGTGGCTATTGCCTCCTCAATCACCATACCTGACTGTTAGGGGAGTTCTAGATGGGCAAACCATCTCCACACCTAGCATAACTTCTTGCTGGAGAGAAATGAGCCCTCCTTAGCCTGGGCGGATAATTACCCTCCCTGGAACAGCTTTGATCGCCTTCACCTGTGCAGTTCCATCAGCAACATCATCTGTGACCCGCTCCCCGGGGCCGAGCCTCTCAGAAGCCGTGTGACCTGCTCCCGGGGCAGAGTCTCTCAGAAGTCGTGTGACCTGCTCCCGGGGTGAGAGCCTCTCAGAAGCTCTGTGACCTGCACCCCGGGTCAGAGCCTCTCAGAAGCTGTGTGACCTGTTCCCCGGGTCAGAGTCTCTCAGAAGCTGTGTGACCCGCTCCCGGGGTGAGAGTCTCTCAGAAGCTCCCCAGCATAGTTTGGCTTCCATCAGCGTTCTCTTAGGAACTCCAGCTCGACACAACTCTGCGACATTTGTCTTTGAGGACAGACAGCACTCTCCTTGGCTTTACCTTTTGACTGTCTCCCCTGGGTTGCGCTCCCACTTCATGGACACTCTTTCCGTGCTAGTCAGTCACAGATCTGCCAAAGTTTTTCCTACTCCACCAAGATCTTGTCCCCCCAAGAGGCCCAGCAGCACCGCTAAAGCTCCACCCCGGCCTCGAGTGTGGATGAACCTTTTGTGTAACTCCTCTAGGAATACAGTTCTGTCTGGCCCAGTGAATGGGGTTCAAACACAGGTTCTCTTACTCCTACTTCCTTCAATAGCAGCGGAGCCGCTACACCCTGCTGGTTGTGTGTTCCTAATGGCTCTGACTTCCCTCTCGCTGTCGCGGCTTCTGCAGCCTTTGCCTTATGTCCGGGGGATGAGCGCTACACTACtcagttttcctgcctccacAGCAGCCAGACTGATGCCATCGCCCCCGTGTCCCACAGCTTCACAAGCCAGGCTGGGACCGactctttgcttgcttgtttaagTCTTCCCCAGTTCCCGCAGCCCCTATCTCCTGATGGTCCTAGTTTCTCATAGGGGACCCTTGCTAAGGCCCCATCTGCAGGCTGGATGTAGATTGTCCTCTTTCTGTATTAAGGTTGGACCCGAGTAGTATCTTTAACTGCTTTTACCACCAGTCTCTCATTTCATTTCAATTACTTGCCAAATGAGGCTAACTTGGCTGCATCTCTCTTGTTGCATTTGCTGCCATCTCGGCCTGGGATGCATTTCTAACTACACACAACAGTGGCGAGGAGGCCTCTGCTGCTGTGTGGCAGCAATCTTGACCCTTGTGTACTAATTTCCAAGGCGGCAAAACTCCCTGTGATCCTTTAACCGTTTTCAGGTCTTCTCCTATTCATGCGGTGAGCCCCACTCATGAAGCAGGCATGGCATCCTGTAACCTAGATGAACACTGCCATGCTGAGACTCCTCCCGCAGACACTGCTAAGCCTAAAGCACCCACACACAGTGGGGGGGGCTCCTTCCCACCCCTGGGCTAGGCACAGACCACATCCTTTATTAGGTAGAGAAGAAAAGTGACTGACTTCTGATTCAGGCAGAACACAACAGCAAAATATTTGTaggtatgacttttttttttcagaggaaaAAGGGAGAGGTCTGTGTTAGTCTGGGCTAGGGTGCTCTGATGTGTTTTGATTGGGCATGCTAATTGGggtagccaaaagagggcttTTGATTGCTGCAGTTCGATACTTTGATGGATGAACCTTGGTGATGAACCGTAGGAATGAATCTGGCATAAGAAAGTttccaaataagggaatagagagggaggtggggagggcaaGGCCTGCCCTGCCAAGTTTGACATGCTTGAGCCTCCTAGAGCCCTTCCTTCAGCTTCATAACACAAAGGTCCATCAATACCCACCATACAGGAAAGGACAGCTGAATCTGAATTTCCTCTGCGCATGCTCCCTACTCAAGTTGCTCAGCCTGTTATATTCCTTGCTGCCCAGAGATGGGACCATGCGGTCATTCCGCCCCAGCTCAGTTGTTTCTGCCGTGCCACTGTTTGCACGCCAGTTAGGTTGTGTGACAGAACTTCTTCCAGgaaggcaccacacacacacacacacgcacacacacacacacacacgcttataTCTACTCACCCTAGATACGGAGCCCATGACGAACCAAAGATTGCATACCAACAAAGTTGGGTTttgtgaaccaatgagtttattccaggaatatgggtgagggttacttacaggagcagaaaggaCTCAAAGACAATGGCACCACCAAAGCCCATCCCAGCACAAGCGACACCTCTCAAAAGCTGTTTCATCAAAGAAACTGGGGCATTGTATGGACTGTATTCACTCCAGACTTACAGTATGATGAGATGTTTCATACGCAGAAGACACCTACAGGAGAAAACTGGAACCTGCTTACACCTCATCACATAATTCTGTGCTGTCTGTCTACATCAGAAGCCTCCGTCTTTCGCTTGGCAGTGCCCGTTATGGAGTCTCCTTTCTCATCGTTCCCTCCATTGAGGAGCTGTGTTGTTCATTTCTACAGCTGGAGCTGTGTTTGTTTCAGAAGTCAGCGATGTGTATTAGTGTTGCTTTGACTTCTCACGGGAAGAGTGGACATGCCTGGACTCTACTCAAAGGGGTTTGTACAGAGAAGTGATGTTTGGAAAGCTGACTTGGGGTCAGTTGGTAAGAATTTCTGTCCCTTGTATCTTATGAcctaagtttttttaaaaacatttatttatgtgtatgcattttgcctacacatgtttatgtgtacatgcatgtagtgcttgtggatgtcagaagaggatgtcaggtcctctggaacagatggttgtgaatcaccaggtaggtgttgagaattgaacctaggtcctctggaagagcagccagtgctcttaacagtgtTATGTGGGCTTGGTGTCTGCctgtgcctgtaatttcagcactccagaggttgagacaggaagatcgtaagcttcaggccagcctggactacataagatgAGTAAAAGAACAGAGAGGGACAGCGTGGCTCGGGTTTTAGACCTAACACCGACCCATCTCTTGTTGCTACATCATAGCACTCAGAATCCCAGCCCGGACACCAAGCAGCATCAGAGAGTCCAGAACATCGCTTTAGTTTTTCACTCTTCATGTGGCTTTTTCAGAACGCTCAGACTTACTTGAGCAGAACAGAAGACCGTGTGTttgttctgtctctgagttctcagttgtgggtttttgtttccttgtttttagcTTTTAGCCTACCAATTCTTTAAGCATTCTCGCCCTCATTTTtaagctttttatatttttcacaaCTTATGCTAAATtaacagaaataatattttttaactttttgagataaggtctcactatatagctctgactgaccttgaacttgaccaggctggcctcagactcacagggatccacctgcctctgcctcctgagtgctgggatcaaatggATGTGCGACTATACACCATGATGTCTGgccaagatctttttttttttaaattaaaatttatttttaaaattttgctcttgctgggtatggtggcacccgcctttcatcccaggactctaaaggcagagacaggcagacctctccgagttcaaggccagcctggtctacaaagccagttccaggacagcctggaaaaACCTGGTCTAAAAAAccaaataactaaaaaaataaattttttcttttatgtggtttttgtctacatgtatgtctttaTACCAAATACATTGTCTACAGAGCctagtagagggcatcagatctgctGGAGCTGTGATTACATGCAATTGTTAGctactgtgtaggtgctgagaacttaACCTAGGCCTTACAGAAGAGCAGTACTGGGTTATCTCTACCCCTCTACCCGAGGCAGGATTCTTACTGTTTAGGAACAATAActaaggcgcgcaccaccacttCCTGACTTGAAAACTTTCTTAATCTCACCCTCTTTCACTCCCAGGCGAGTCTTCATTAACCCATTATGTATTTTAATGCAGGAAGTCATTCTAAGctaatgtgtgtatacatacatatcaatatcatcatcatcaatccCAGCAAGTGTCGCCGTGCCTCGTGActaaacttttctttttgggtttcttgagacagggtttctctgtgtggccctggctgcctggaactcactctgtagaccaggctgggctctaactcacagaaacccgcctacctctgcctcccgagtgcagggttaaaggcgtgcaccaccactgcccagcaaagctAATATTTTCTATTCTGGATAGCAGCATCAAAATCACTTAAGTTGGTTTTTGACTATGGAGGCGCATGTGTAGAACAAGATAGAATGGAAAACCGTATTACTTTAAGGAAACTACATTTGTAGAAAACTTCGCTTTGAATGTTAGGTAATGACATGGGTGGGGTGTAGTAAGCAATGTTTGGAAATACTAATATATGCTTGTTACTTGCAGGTGTTCTTTTCCTGTTGTCTTTTCTGgtatattatttctatttctctgaaaTTATTTACTGTTCTCTTTCAGACTTGACTTTTAGATGTTTGAATAAGGACTTTCTTCAAAATAGCACATTAAGGAATCAGAATGATCTCAGTGGGAAGTGAGTGACAGGTTTAAAAACTGCACCTAAGACTAATAATAATTCTGGAAGATATTTGGAAGTCAAAGGCAGgctagagaaggaagaagaaaatcagaaGTAATATTACAGGCAAGAGATGATAACATATGTCAAAATGTCCATTTTCAGCCCTCATACTTATTTATCTCAGCATCCAAGAGCTtattctacagagaaaccctataaatgcgaggactgtgggaaagccttcagacGGGCCTCACACCTAACTCAGCATCAGAGCATCCACACTGgtgagaagccctatgaatgtaagcagtgtgggaaagccttcagtcGTGACTCCCAGCTAAGTCTTCACCAAAGACTTCACACTGGCGAGAAACCCTACGCGTGCAAGGAATGTGGAAAGGCTTTTACTCAAAGCTCACAACTTATTTTACACCACAGGATTCATACTGGTGAAAAACCATATAAGTGTGaagaatgtgggaaagcctttatTCGAAGCTCACAACTCAGCCGACATCAAAAAGTCCATACTGGTGAGAAGCCCTTTGAATGTAAAGAATGTGGAAAGGCTTTCCCTCAGAATTCGCAGCTTACTCTGCACCAAAGActgcatactggagagaagcttTACGACTGTACAGAATGCAGGAAGGTCTTTACTCAGCTGTCCCAGCTCATTCTCCACAGGAGAATCCACACTGGcgagaagccctatgaatgtgTGGAATGCGGGAAGGCTTTTATTTGTGGTTCCCAGCTCTCACAGCACCGGAAAACTCACAATGGAGAAAAGCCATATGAGTGTAAGGAATGTGGAAAGGCTTTTATTCGAGGCTCACTACTTATGCAGCATCAAAGAATTCACACTGGTGAAAAGCCCTATAAGTGTGATGAGTGTGGAAAGGCTTTTATCCGTGGTTCCCAACTTACTCAACATCAGAGGATTCATACTAACGAAAAGCCGTATGAATGTAAAGAATGTGGAAAGACCTTCAGTCATGGCTCACAACTTACTCAACATCAGAGAATTCACACTGGTGAGAAACCTTACCAATGTAAGGAGTGTGGGAAGGCCTTTAATCGTGGATCGCTCCTTACTCGACATCAGAGGATTCACACTGGTGAAAAACCCTACGACTGTAAAGAGTGTGGAAAACATTTTAGTCGAGGCTCAGAACTTACGCAGCACGAGAGAATTCACACTGGTGAGAAACCCTATGAGTGTAAGGACTGTGGAAAATCTTTCATTCGTAGCTCGCAGCTTACTCAACATCAGA
This genomic window from Chionomys nivalis chromosome 2, mChiNiv1.1, whole genome shotgun sequence contains:
- the LOC130865512 gene encoding zinc finger protein 420 isoform X2 — encoded protein: MITYVKMSIFSPHTYLSQHPRAYSTEKPYKCEDCGKAFRRASHLTQHQSIHTGEKPYECKQCGKAFSRDSQLSLHQRLHTGEKPYACKECGKAFTQSSQLILHHRIHTGEKPYKCEECGKAFIRSSQLSRHQKVHTGEKPFECKECGKAFPQNSQLTLHQRLHTGEKLYDCTECRKVFTQLSQLILHRRIHTGEKPYECVECGKAFICGSQLSQHRKTHNGEKPYECKECGKAFIRGSLLMQHQRIHTGEKPYKCDECGKAFIRGSQLTQHQRIHTNEKPYECKECGKTFSHGSQLTQHQRIHTGEKPYQCKECGKAFNRGSLLTRHQRIHTGEKPYDCKECGKHFSRGSELTQHERIHTGEKPYECKDCGKSFIRSSQLTQHQRIHTGEKPYECKDCRMAFTQSSHLSQHQRLHTGEKPYVCSECGKAFARGLLLIQHQRIHTGEKPYQCRECGKAFIRGSQLTQHQRTHTGEKPYECKECGKAFGHGSQLTLHQRIHTGEKPYECKDCRKAFTQSSHLSRHQRIHTGEKPYQCKECKKAFTRGSQLVHHQRIHSNDKSFDCKECGIDFSHHSQIFCSS